A stretch of the Actinomycetota bacterium genome encodes the following:
- a CDS encoding alpha-ketoglutarate-dependent dioxygenase AlkB, whose translation RSVFDLELPPRSAYLLSGPARSAWQHSIPPVKDLRYSITFRTVRRRDRGDE comes from the coding sequence CGCGGTCGGTCTTCGACCTCGAGCTTCCGCCCCGCTCGGCCTACCTGCTGTCGGGTCCTGCCCGCTCCGCCTGGCAGCACAGCATCCCACCGGTCAAGGACCTGCGCTACTCGATCACGTTCCGCACCGTCCGACGGCGCGACCGCGGGGACGAGTGA